In the genome of Candidatus Reidiella endopervernicosa, one region contains:
- a CDS encoding prepilin-type N-terminal cleavage/methylation domain-containing protein, translating into MCVIQNRGFSLIELIMVIILLGIVAVVAVPRLPSITDFDEMGFFDELVGAARYGQKLAIATNCKVELEVTASSYALSMPSSVGNCFALSPTFSTDVPHHSASGQYSNAAPSGVSISNPATIVFDASGGTSTSHTFSIDGRSFTVHATSGYVERL; encoded by the coding sequence ATGTGTGTAATACAAAACAGAGGGTTCTCTCTCATAGAGTTGATCATGGTTATAATTCTCCTTGGAATTGTAGCTGTTGTGGCAGTTCCAAGACTGCCATCAATCACAGATTTTGATGAAATGGGTTTCTTTGATGAACTGGTAGGTGCGGCGCGTTATGGACAGAAGCTGGCAATCGCGACCAACTGCAAGGTAGAGCTGGAGGTGACGGCTTCGAGCTATGCGCTCTCGATGCCTAGCAGCGTTGGTAACTGCTTTGCCTTATCACCAACCTTCTCAACCGATGTGCCTCACCACTCGGCATCCGGGCAGTACAGCAATGCCGCCCCGAGCGGTGTTTCGATCTCCAATCCTGCCACGATCGTTTTTGATGCATCGGGTGGTACCAGTACCAGTCACACCTTCTCTATTGATGGTCGCTCCTTTACCGTGCATGCCACCAGCGGTTATGTGGAGAGACTGTAG
- a CDS encoding prepilin-type N-terminal cleavage/methylation domain-containing protein, giving the protein MRRSLHQGGFTLVETIMAIVIISISVVGVLKVMDYTTMHSADPMVQTQAVAIAEAYLEEILSKSYDDPDGSDGESARTSFDDVDDYNGVSDSTPVNSLGSPITSLSGYSVAVSVATETVSGATMKCVDVTVSHATGLSIDVSGYRGSF; this is encoded by the coding sequence GTGAGGCGTTCTCTGCATCAAGGTGGCTTCACGCTGGTTGAGACGATCATGGCGATCGTGATTATCTCGATTTCGGTGGTGGGTGTGTTGAAGGTGATGGACTACACCACTATGCATAGCGCCGACCCAATGGTGCAGACACAGGCGGTGGCAATTGCCGAGGCCTATCTCGAGGAGATCCTCTCGAAGTCGTATGACGATCCGGACGGAAGTGATGGTGAGTCGGCACGCACTAGCTTCGATGATGTCGACGACTACAACGGCGTATCCGATTCAACCCCGGTCAACAGTCTCGGAAGCCCCATAACATCGCTTTCGGGATACAGCGTGGCGGTAAGTGTCGCGACCGAAACGGTGAGTGGTGCAACGATGAAATGCGTCGATGTGACAGTCTCACATGCAACCGGACTATCTATTGATGTGAGTGGTTATCGTGGCAGCTTCTAG
- a CDS encoding PulJ/GspJ family protein — MRRCAGFTLIEMIMVIIITGIIATVLAGVIKRPIDGYLDLTRRAELVDAADSALRLIARDIRRALPNSVRVDSTGPSLEMINTVDAVRYRLGPPGNQSKRLRFNPDDDEFNTIGEFTNLTPPVTSSTDYRLVIYNLGISGASAYENANVITPAATQVTITDDGTSDHIALSSAFQFAFESPRQRLYVVDASPVSYICDTANETLRRYASYSIGSTQPSGSSVVVTKHLTACSISYDAGSTGQAALVTLSLTLSDGGESVTMLHQVRVDNVP; from the coding sequence ATGAGGCGCTGTGCAGGCTTTACCCTGATCGAGATGATCATGGTGATCATTATCACTGGAATTATTGCCACTGTGCTGGCGGGGGTGATCAAGCGTCCGATCGATGGTTATCTCGATCTGACACGCCGTGCCGAGCTGGTCGATGCCGCCGATTCAGCGCTCAGACTCATCGCGCGCGATATTCGTCGAGCACTGCCCAACAGTGTGCGAGTCGATTCAACAGGGCCATCGCTGGAGATGATCAACACCGTCGATGCGGTGCGATATCGCCTCGGCCCACCCGGAAATCAGAGCAAACGTCTCCGCTTCAATCCCGATGATGACGAGTTCAACACCATCGGTGAGTTCACCAATCTCACTCCGCCTGTAACCAGTTCAACCGACTATCGGCTGGTGATCTACAACCTGGGAATCTCAGGGGCGAGTGCCTATGAGAATGCCAATGTCATTACCCCGGCGGCCACCCAGGTCACCATTACCGACGATGGAACAAGTGACCACATTGCGCTGAGCAGTGCCTTTCAGTTTGCCTTCGAGTCACCACGCCAGCGTCTCTATGTGGTCGATGCATCACCGGTCAGCTATATCTGTGACACCGCCAATGAAACGCTACGCCGTTATGCCAGCTACTCCATCGGTTCAACGCAGCCCTCGGGCAGCAGCGTGGTGGTGACCAAACATCTGACAGCGTGCTCCATCAGTTACGATGCAGGCTCTACCGGTCAGGCCGCGCTGGTGACCCTCTCGCTAACACTGAGTGATGGAGGTGAGAGCGTCACCATGCTCCATCAGGTGCGGGTGGATAACGTGCCATGA
- a CDS encoding DUF6701 domain-containing protein: MAPAAGTEITLTTSPLVDSGSGSTYTFTGTETSTTFYLTETTATTSPHININVTDGTASEDASEDPALQFVNTALLFSSTTSQTSCENSATMTLRAIRTDDSTGACVARVTGDLAVDMAYACVDPTTCHGDKNDAVTIRALDTDGTTLLNSGSIADNPDDSVSDYISRTLRFDGSGVANFTASYSDAGEIALHAQLSLAASSPDPAITLSDSSESFVVAPESFKVESFKSDGTTALNNSGSSGAPSQVAGDAFQLKVVAQCSDGTVTKNYAWDTDISAVAPSSPDTGSGGTLGNVYFSSDDTKVYGDAGTTTSASASDFSDGVALLTNARYNEVGSVTFQANANNYRDDASADITGTTSGEAGRFIPDRFILSAPTLTNRSDLAPTIPADFTYMDEALELGFTLTAVNAQGETTQNYEGSYAKLDPTASGDLGIGARDPVGGADMTSRVDVGTSSGTWSGGTVTVSAEVALNKLGSPDGPYEGLLFGVIPSDGDGVTLDPSTLDLDVNGNSTNDHAEIGSTDILLGRLNVVDTTGHESLPLPVTLQAEYFDGSGFVTNDRDDASLYNSTYGELDNYTDNLPTTSGEPTLSGSGTLSDGTGSGMSLSAPGSGNTGSVDLEYCLETCTNGTGGAGLGYLQYDWDGDGSHDDNPTGTARFGIYTGSDRQIYIEEIY; the protein is encoded by the coding sequence GTGGCACCGGCGGCCGGAACCGAAATCACCCTGACCACCTCGCCACTGGTCGATAGCGGTAGCGGATCGACCTACACCTTCACCGGCACCGAGACGTCGACCACCTTCTATCTGACCGAGACCACCGCAACCACCTCACCTCACATCAATATCAATGTGACCGACGGCACGGCGAGCGAGGATGCCAGCGAGGATCCGGCACTGCAGTTTGTCAATACAGCGCTGCTCTTCAGTAGCACTACAAGCCAGACCTCCTGCGAGAACTCTGCGACCATGACGCTACGTGCAATCCGTACCGATGATTCGACCGGTGCCTGCGTGGCGCGTGTGACGGGCGATCTGGCAGTCGACATGGCCTACGCCTGTGTCGATCCGACCACATGCCATGGTGACAAGAACGACGCGGTGACGATCCGTGCCCTCGATACCGACGGCACTACGCTACTCAACAGTGGTTCGATCGCCGATAATCCCGATGACTCGGTGAGTGACTACATCAGCCGCACCCTGCGTTTCGATGGCTCGGGTGTCGCCAACTTCACCGCCAGTTATAGCGATGCCGGTGAGATTGCTCTCCATGCACAGTTAAGCTTGGCGGCGAGTAGCCCAGACCCGGCGATCACGCTCAGCGATAGCTCAGAGAGCTTCGTGGTGGCACCGGAGAGTTTCAAGGTCGAGTCGTTCAAGAGCGATGGCACCACCGCACTGAATAACAGTGGTAGCTCGGGTGCACCGAGCCAGGTGGCGGGCGACGCCTTTCAGCTCAAGGTGGTGGCGCAGTGCAGTGACGGTACGGTGACCAAGAACTACGCCTGGGATACCGACATCAGCGCCGTGGCACCCTCATCACCCGACACCGGTTCGGGCGGTACGCTCGGCAACGTCTACTTCAGTAGTGACGACACCAAGGTCTATGGCGATGCCGGTACCACCACGAGTGCATCGGCCTCAGACTTTAGTGACGGTGTGGCACTGCTGACCAACGCACGCTACAACGAGGTCGGCAGTGTGACCTTTCAGGCCAATGCCAACAACTACCGGGATGATGCATCGGCCGATATCACCGGTACCACCTCGGGTGAGGCGGGGCGTTTTATCCCCGATCGCTTTATCCTCTCGGCACCGACGCTGACCAACCGCTCGGATCTGGCACCGACGATTCCCGCAGACTTCACCTATATGGATGAGGCATTGGAGCTCGGTTTCACGCTTACTGCTGTCAATGCACAGGGAGAGACAACACAGAACTACGAAGGGAGTTACGCGAAGCTGGATCCGACCGCGAGTGGTGACCTCGGTATCGGAGCACGTGATCCGGTGGGAGGAGCCGACATGACCTCAAGAGTTGATGTAGGAACCTCATCAGGAACATGGAGTGGTGGCACAGTGACGGTTTCTGCTGAGGTGGCTCTTAACAAACTTGGTTCGCCTGATGGCCCCTATGAGGGGCTGCTGTTTGGCGTAATACCATCAGATGGTGATGGCGTAACACTCGATCCATCGACGCTTGATCTCGATGTGAATGGCAACTCCACCAACGACCACGCCGAGATTGGTTCAACCGATATACTCCTCGGTCGGCTCAACGTGGTCGATACCACCGGCCATGAGTCACTGCCACTGCCGGTCACATTGCAGGCAGAATACTTCGATGGTAGTGGTTTTGTTACCAACGACCGGGATGATGCCTCGCTCTACAACTCGACCTATGGCGAACTCGATAACTACACCGATAATCTACCCACCACTAGTGGTGAGCCGACCCTGAGTGGTAGCGGTACGCTGAGCGACGGAACGGGTAGCGGCATGAGTCTATCGGCACCGGGTTCGGGCAATACCGGCAGCGTCGATCTCGAGTACTGTCTCGAGACCTGCACCAACGGGACGGGTGGGGCGGGACTCGGCTATCTGCAGTATGACTGGGATGGTGACGGCAGCCATGATGATAACCCGACCGGCACCGCACGCTTCGGTATCTACACAGGTAGTGATCGTCAGATCTATATCGAAGAGATCTACTAG
- the ntrC gene encoding nitrogen regulation protein NR(I), producing MSDQKNICVIDDDYGIRWVLQRALSQEGMQVTSFENGTTIETELEANTPDAIITDIRMPGIDGLELLQRIRERHPNLPVIVMTAHSDLDSAVSAYEGGAFEYLPKPFDVDEAVALVERAVEHARQSTASESALAPQESTEIIGEAPAMQEVFRAIGRLTRSNITVLINGESGTGKELVAAALHRHSPRADKPFIALNMAAIPRDLFESELFGHERGAFTGAQGSRQGRFEQADGGTLFLDEIGDMPAELQTRLLRVIAEGEFFRVGGHTSIKVDVRIIAATHQDLEQRVREGHFREDLFHRLNVIRIHIPSLRDRREDIPRLAQHFLARAAKELDVEAKLLRPEVDRYLSQIDWPGNVRQLENTCRWLTVMGSGREIHMDDLPPELRHDTSGDENSNDWIGALQRWADLHLAAGESDLLDMAVPAFERTLIDAALRETGGRRQDAAKRLGWGRNTLTRKLKELGMDGNEESA from the coding sequence ATGAGTGATCAGAAAAACATTTGTGTAATCGATGACGACTACGGCATCCGCTGGGTACTCCAGCGCGCACTCAGCCAGGAGGGCATGCAGGTCACCAGCTTTGAGAATGGCACCACCATCGAGACGGAGCTGGAAGCAAATACCCCCGATGCGATCATCACCGACATCCGCATGCCCGGTATCGATGGCCTTGAACTGTTGCAGCGTATCCGTGAGCGCCATCCCAATCTACCGGTGATTGTTATGACCGCACATTCCGATCTCGATAGCGCCGTGTCCGCCTACGAGGGCGGAGCCTTTGAGTACCTGCCAAAACCCTTCGATGTCGATGAGGCAGTCGCTCTGGTAGAACGCGCTGTGGAGCATGCTCGCCAGAGCACCGCTTCAGAATCGGCCCTTGCCCCCCAGGAGAGCACCGAGATTATCGGTGAAGCCCCAGCAATGCAGGAGGTGTTTCGGGCCATCGGTCGCCTGACCCGCTCCAACATCACGGTATTGATCAACGGTGAGTCGGGGACCGGAAAGGAGCTGGTCGCAGCAGCACTGCACCGTCACAGCCCACGCGCCGACAAACCGTTTATTGCACTGAATATGGCAGCAATTCCTCGCGATCTGTTTGAATCAGAGCTGTTTGGTCACGAACGCGGTGCCTTCACCGGCGCTCAGGGTTCACGCCAGGGACGTTTTGAACAGGCCGATGGTGGCACCCTCTTCCTCGACGAGATCGGTGATATGCCGGCCGAGCTGCAGACACGCCTGCTGCGCGTCATCGCCGAGGGCGAGTTCTTCCGCGTCGGTGGCCACACATCGATCAAGGTCGATGTCCGCATCATCGCCGCCACCCACCAGGATCTGGAGCAACGAGTGCGCGAGGGCCACTTCCGTGAGGATCTGTTCCACCGTCTCAACGTCATTCGTATTCACATCCCCTCACTGCGTGACCGGCGTGAGGATATTCCACGTCTCGCCCAACACTTTCTGGCACGCGCCGCCAAGGAGCTCGATGTTGAGGCGAAGCTGCTGCGCCCTGAGGTGGATCGCTACCTGTCGCAGATCGACTGGCCCGGCAACGTACGCCAGCTGGAGAATACCTGCCGCTGGCTGACCGTGATGGGCTCAGGTCGCGAGATCCATATGGATGACCTGCCACCCGAGCTACGCCACGATACCAGCGGTGACGAGAACAGTAATGACTGGATCGGTGCGCTACAGCGTTGGGCCGACCTGCATCTGGCGGCCGGTGAATCGGATCTTCTTGATATGGCGGTGCCCGCCTTTGAGCGCACCCTGATCGATGCGGCACTGCGCGAGACGGGTGGGCGTCGTCAGGATGCGGCCAAGCGCCTCGGCTGGGGGCGCAATACCCTCACGCGCAAGCTCAAGGAGCTGGGGATGGACGGTAACGAAGAGAGCGCCTAG
- the glnL gene encoding nitrogen regulation protein NR(II) has protein sequence MDEQSREIAFRATENLTVAMMALDSDMRLTYINPAGENLFGVSARKAIGMALESLLPGYTHIHESLRQALTNDQSFSERELPLVIAGKRQVTVDCIVTPMQEPNQQPMLLVEWLLLDRHLRISREENLIVQHNATSALVRGMAHEIKNPLGGLRGAAQLLERELNSAELKEYTTIIIEEADRLKNLVDRMLGPNQLPRLQDVNIHQILERVRTLVAAEAPASIKIERDYDPSLPDMIGDNDQLLQALLNIVRNAVQALGERGTITLRSRIQRQFTIGQKRHKLVIRLDIVDDGPGIAPELLESIFYPMVTGRAEGTGLGLSIAQTLINQHHGLIECTSEPGNTIFTLLLPLEPDNE, from the coding sequence ATGGACGAACAATCACGTGAGATCGCATTTCGCGCTACCGAGAATCTGACGGTGGCGATGATGGCGCTCGATAGCGACATGCGCCTCACCTATATCAATCCCGCCGGCGAGAACCTCTTCGGTGTCAGCGCACGTAAAGCGATCGGCATGGCGCTCGAGTCACTACTGCCCGGCTACACCCATATCCATGAGAGCCTGCGCCAGGCACTGACCAACGACCAATCCTTTAGCGAACGTGAACTACCGCTAGTGATCGCGGGTAAACGCCAGGTCACCGTCGACTGCATCGTTACCCCGATGCAGGAACCGAATCAGCAACCGATGCTACTGGTCGAGTGGTTACTGCTCGATCGCCACCTGCGTATCAGCCGCGAAGAGAACCTGATCGTGCAGCACAACGCCACCAGTGCACTGGTGCGTGGCATGGCCCATGAGATCAAAAACCCGCTCGGTGGACTGCGCGGTGCCGCGCAGCTTCTCGAGCGTGAACTCAACAGCGCTGAGCTGAAGGAGTACACCACCATCATCATTGAGGAGGCCGACCGACTGAAAAACCTGGTCGACCGGATGCTGGGACCCAACCAGCTGCCGCGTCTGCAGGATGTCAATATCCACCAGATCCTCGAGCGGGTTCGCACCCTGGTTGCAGCGGAGGCCCCCGCATCGATCAAGATCGAACGCGACTACGACCCCAGCCTGCCCGATATGATCGGTGATAACGACCAGCTGCTGCAGGCACTACTCAACATCGTGCGCAACGCCGTACAGGCACTGGGTGAACGTGGCACCATCACCCTGCGCAGCCGCATCCAGCGCCAGTTCACCATTGGTCAGAAGCGCCACAAACTAGTGATTCGTCTCGATATTGTCGACGACGGCCCGGGCATCGCTCCCGAGCTGCTGGAGAGCATTTTCTACCCGATGGTGACAGGACGCGCCGAGGGTACCGGGCTGGGACTCTCTATCGCCCAGACTCTTATTAACCAACACCACGGGCTCATCGAGTGCACCAGCGAGCCCGGCAACACCATCTTTACACTGCTGCTGCCACTGGAGCCGGACAATGAGTGA